A region of Prosthecodimorpha staleyi DNA encodes the following proteins:
- a CDS encoding trypsin-like serine peptidase — protein MSRKVLLAVPALTAILTLAGASAASAQTWIVNQNRQKPADLTTEQLRAIAPLPLPRESKGAGGKAAAKGTPQVFPGFVPAEEPAPAETTALTPPADWDGPLIRYEAQTDDSRSKGSSGYPFTTTRVFPDTAVSTAPYRMAGKLLFRDSVTNSWYMCSAAIISYRLVLTAGHCVYNATGKRFYTDFRFTPGYNATLGTQPYGQWTWSAVYTTPAWQNGGGTVPNVSDFGIIEIANRTIGGVSRTIGGYLGYYATATARLNYNHLTALGYPGNIDSGGRMIANQGETRPNGSTSGVMGSSMAGGSSGGPWIEDFGTVGSGQLVANSVANRIVGVTSYGPAGGPSPYFYQGSSILNADFTTMRTTACARLAGNC, from the coding sequence ATGTCCCGCAAAGTACTTCTCGCCGTTCCCGCCCTGACCGCCATCCTGACGCTTGCGGGGGCGAGCGCGGCTTCCGCGCAAACCTGGATCGTCAATCAGAACCGGCAGAAGCCGGCCGACCTGACCACCGAGCAGCTGCGCGCGATTGCCCCGCTGCCGCTGCCCCGGGAGAGCAAGGGCGCCGGCGGCAAGGCGGCCGCCAAGGGCACGCCGCAGGTCTTTCCGGGCTTCGTGCCGGCCGAGGAACCGGCGCCGGCCGAGACGACGGCGCTGACGCCGCCGGCCGATTGGGACGGACCGCTGATCCGCTACGAGGCTCAGACCGACGACAGCCGCTCGAAGGGATCCTCGGGCTATCCGTTCACCACCACGCGGGTGTTCCCGGACACGGCCGTCTCGACCGCCCCCTACCGGATGGCCGGCAAGCTCCTGTTCCGGGACAGCGTGACCAACAGCTGGTACATGTGCTCGGCGGCGATCATCTCGTATCGCCTCGTGCTGACCGCCGGCCATTGCGTCTACAACGCCACCGGCAAGCGCTTCTATACCGACTTCCGCTTCACGCCCGGCTACAATGCCACGCTCGGCACCCAGCCCTACGGGCAGTGGACCTGGTCGGCGGTCTACACCACCCCGGCCTGGCAGAATGGCGGCGGCACGGTTCCGAACGTCTCCGACTTCGGCATCATCGAGATCGCCAACCGGACCATCGGCGGCGTCTCGCGCACCATCGGCGGCTATCTCGGCTACTATGCCACCGCGACCGCCCGGCTCAACTACAACCACCTGACCGCGCTCGGCTATCCGGGCAACATCGACTCCGGCGGGCGGATGATCGCCAACCAGGGCGAGACGCGCCCGAACGGCTCGACCTCCGGCGTGATGGGCTCCTCGATGGCCGGCGGTTCGTCGGGCGGCCCCTGGATCGAGGATTTCGGCACGGTCGGCTCCGGCCAGTTGGTCGCCAATTCGGTCGCCAACCGGATCGTCGGCGTGACCTCCTACGGCCCCGCAGGCGGCCCGTCGCCCTATTTCTACCAGGGCTCCTCGATCCTCAACGCCGACTTCACCACCATGCGCACGACCGCCTGCGCCCGCCTCGCCGGCAACTGCTGA
- a CDS encoding AMP nucleosidase — MLGVDSPPPIAFEDFTAAEPAVERLEALYRRNTAFLAERFAAMMSGAMPSGRVRACYPEIRVGTDTHARLDSRLAYGFVHGPGTYATTITRPDLFRSYLVEQIGQVIRNHGVAVGIGESQTPIPLHFALAGDAGLSFESAARLDRPLRDVFDVPDLANTDDAIVNGEQRLAPGAPAPLAPFTAPRIDYSLHRLAHYTATHPEHFQNFVLFTNYQFYIDEFVALARARMASGDGVFEAFVEPGNVITRPGAETPSGGHPPARLPQMPAYHLVRPGHAGITMINIGVGPSNAKTITDHVAVLRPHAWVMLGHCAGLRNTQKLGDYVLAHAYVREDHVLDADLPVWVPIPALSEIQVALEESVAEVTGLTGWELKSIMRTGTVATIDNRNWELRDHSEPVRRFSQSRAIALDMESATIAANGFRFRVPYGTLLCVSDKPLHGELKLPGMASEFYRRQVNQHLAIGIRAMDKLRAMPSERLHSRKLRSFEEVAFQ, encoded by the coding sequence ATGCTGGGCGTCGATTCGCCGCCGCCGATCGCCTTCGAGGACTTCACCGCCGCCGAACCGGCCGTCGAACGGCTGGAGGCCCTCTATCGTCGCAACACGGCCTTCCTGGCCGAGCGCTTCGCAGCGATGATGTCCGGAGCGATGCCGTCGGGGCGGGTCAGGGCCTGCTATCCGGAGATCCGCGTCGGCACCGATACCCATGCCCGGCTCGATTCCCGGCTTGCCTACGGCTTCGTCCACGGCCCCGGCACCTATGCGACCACGATCACCCGGCCGGACCTGTTCCGCAGCTATCTGGTCGAACAGATCGGGCAGGTCATCCGCAATCACGGCGTGGCGGTCGGCATCGGCGAATCGCAGACGCCGATCCCGCTGCATTTCGCACTCGCCGGCGATGCCGGGCTGTCGTTCGAAAGCGCCGCACGGCTCGACCGGCCCCTGCGCGACGTGTTCGACGTGCCGGATCTCGCCAATACCGACGATGCCATCGTCAATGGCGAGCAGCGGCTGGCGCCGGGTGCGCCCGCCCCGCTCGCCCCCTTCACGGCGCCGCGCATCGACTATTCGCTGCACCGGCTCGCCCATTATACGGCGACGCACCCGGAGCATTTCCAGAATTTCGTGCTGTTCACCAACTACCAGTTCTATATCGACGAGTTCGTCGCGCTCGCACGCGCCCGCATGGCCAGCGGCGACGGCGTCTTCGAGGCCTTCGTCGAGCCCGGCAATGTGATCACCCGGCCGGGCGCGGAGACGCCGTCGGGCGGGCATCCGCCGGCGCGGCTGCCGCAGATGCCGGCCTACCATCTGGTCCGGCCCGGCCATGCCGGCATCACGATGATCAATATCGGCGTCGGCCCGTCCAACGCGAAGACCATCACCGACCATGTCGCGGTGCTGCGGCCGCATGCCTGGGTGATGCTCGGCCACTGCGCCGGCCTGCGCAACACCCAGAAGCTCGGCGACTACGTGCTCGCCCATGCCTATGTGCGCGAGGATCACGTGCTCGACGCCGACCTGCCGGTCTGGGTGCCGATCCCGGCCCTGTCGGAAATCCAGGTGGCGCTGGAGGAATCGGTCGCGGAAGTGACCGGGCTGACCGGCTGGGAGCTGAAGTCGATCATGCGCACCGGCACGGTCGCCACCATCGACAACCGGAACTGGGAACTGCGCGACCATTCCGAGCCGGTCCGCCGCTTCTCGCAGTCGCGCGCCATCGCGCTCGATATGGAATCCGCCACCATCGCGGCCAACGGCTTCCGCTTCCGCGTGCCCTACGGCACCCTGCTGTGTGTCTCCGACAAGCCGCTGCACGGCGAACTGAAGCTGCCCGGCATGGCCAGCGAATTCTATCGCCGGCAGGTCAACCAGCACCTCGCCATCGGCATTCGCGCCATGGACAAGCTGCGCGCCATGCCGTCGGAACGGCTGCATTCGCGCAAGCTGCGCAGCTTCGAGGAGGTCGCCTTCCAGTAG
- a CDS encoding HAD family hydrolase yields the protein MLVIFDCDGTLIDSEIIASAIDAEALTRLGRPTTPAEFSRRFTGIPYRDIWALIEQELGRPLPEGFLEEMKTVSHKRFAEELTVIDGVHDAVEAVAGLGLKRCIASSTQLEGLRRNLTTTGLLEVFDPHVFSASQCARGKPAPDVFLLAASQMGADPADCLVVEDSVAGVTAARRAGMPVIGFTGGGHADDELADRLSAAGAAVVLSAMRDLPRIAAAHFGV from the coding sequence ATGCTGGTGATTTTCGACTGCGACGGCACCCTGATCGATTCCGAGATCATCGCCTCGGCCATCGATGCGGAAGCCCTGACCCGGCTCGGCCGACCGACCACGCCGGCGGAATTCTCCCGCCGCTTCACCGGCATCCCGTACCGGGACATCTGGGCGCTGATCGAGCAGGAACTCGGCCGGCCGCTGCCGGAGGGCTTCCTGGAGGAGATGAAGACCGTCTCGCACAAGCGTTTTGCCGAGGAACTGACGGTGATCGACGGCGTCCACGACGCGGTCGAGGCGGTCGCCGGCCTCGGGCTGAAGCGCTGCATCGCCTCCTCGACCCAGCTCGAGGGCCTGCGCCGCAACCTGACCACGACCGGGCTGCTCGAAGTGTTCGATCCGCATGTCTTCTCGGCCAGCCAATGCGCGCGCGGCAAGCCGGCACCGGACGTCTTTCTGCTCGCCGCCTCGCAGATGGGCGCCGATCCGGCCGATTGCCTGGTGGTCGAGGATTCCGTCGCCGGGGTCACGGCGGCGCGCCGGGCCGGCATGCCGGTGATCGGCTTCACCGGCGGCGGACATGCCGACGACGAACTGGCCGACCGGCTGAGCGCGGCCGGCGCCGCGGTGGTGCTGTCCGCCATGCGCGACCTGCCGCGCATCGCCGCCGCCCATTTCGGCGTCTGA
- a CDS encoding ArsR/SmtB family transcription factor: MRPLSHPVIEDVTLAALLHALSDPVRLDIVLCLSTAGCEMNCISSAKELQGLSKSTLSHHFRILREAGLVRSERRGVELLNRLRLDEIERRFPGVIASVLAARRSETVCVRGHAISA; this comes from the coding sequence ATGCGCCCACTCTCCCATCCGGTGATCGAAGACGTGACGCTTGCGGCCCTGCTGCATGCCCTGTCCGATCCGGTCCGCCTCGATATCGTGCTCTGCCTGTCGACGGCGGGCTGCGAGATGAACTGCATCTCCTCGGCCAAGGAGCTGCAGGGCCTGTCCAAGTCCACGCTGTCGCATCACTTCCGCATTCTGCGCGAGGCCGGCCTGGTGCGCAGCGAACGGCGCGGCGTCGAACTGCTCAACCGCCTGCGTCTCGACGAGATCGAACGCCGTTTTCCCGGCGTGATTGCGAGCGTCCTGGCCGCCCGGCGCAGCGAAACGGTCTGTGTCCGCGGCCACGCCATTTCTGCCTGA
- the moaB gene encoding molybdenum cofactor biosynthesis protein B — protein MSRLDETKPFIPVRIALLTVSDTRTLADDKSGNLLAERIATAGHDLAERAIVPDDIDEIRMIVETWIAEGRIDVVITTGGTGFTGRDVTPEAVEPLFDKRMDGFSILFHRLSYDKIGTSTIQSRATAGLAGRTFIFCLPGSPGACRDAWDGILAAQFDYRHQPCNFVEIMPRLDEHLKRGKLRGAPVPG, from the coding sequence ATGTCGAGACTGGACGAAACCAAACCCTTCATTCCGGTCCGGATCGCGCTTCTGACCGTGTCCGACACCCGCACGCTGGCCGACGACAAGTCGGGCAATCTGCTCGCCGAGCGCATCGCGACGGCCGGCCACGACCTCGCCGAGCGGGCGATCGTGCCGGACGATATCGACGAGATCCGGATGATCGTAGAGACCTGGATCGCCGAGGGGCGGATCGACGTGGTGATCACCACCGGCGGCACCGGCTTCACCGGTCGCGACGTGACGCCCGAGGCGGTCGAACCGCTGTTCGACAAGCGCATGGACGGCTTTTCGATCCTGTTCCACCGCCTGTCCTACGACAAGATCGGCACCTCCACGATCCAGTCGCGCGCCACCGCCGGGCTCGCCGGCCGCACCTTCATCTTCTGCCTGCCGGGCTCGCCGGGCGCCTGCCGGGACGCCTGGGACGGCATCCTGGCGGCGCAGTTCGACTATCGCCACCAGCCGTGCAATTTCGTGGAGATCATGCCGCGGCTCGACGAGCATCTGAAGCGCGGCAAGCTGCGCGGCGCGCCCGTCCCGGGCTGA
- a CDS encoding glycosyltransferase, whose protein sequence is MLSVVIPTLNAEEGLLRTLASLVPAAAEGAIREVVVVDGGSRDGTEKVAEAAGCTLLQHPGPWGERVGQGVAIARRAPWLMILPPNVLLEGEWFREVMAFAERAERNGAAGEAAAFRLAFDAFGWRARVAEGTVGVASSVFGLPLPEQGLILSRRAWDTARRHAPIRDHRDLIGRIGRRSIHILRSNAVAIASRHDGRDLPAGGAIARHVLAALGVPIRATGA, encoded by the coding sequence ATGCTTTCCGTGGTCATCCCGACCCTCAATGCCGAAGAAGGTCTCCTGCGCACGCTGGCCTCGCTGGTCCCGGCAGCCGCGGAGGGAGCCATTCGCGAAGTCGTCGTGGTCGACGGCGGGTCGCGCGACGGGACCGAGAAGGTCGCCGAGGCGGCCGGCTGCACGCTGCTGCAGCATCCTGGGCCCTGGGGCGAGCGCGTCGGTCAGGGCGTCGCCATCGCGCGCCGCGCGCCCTGGCTGATGATCCTGCCGCCCAACGTGCTGCTCGAAGGCGAGTGGTTCCGCGAGGTGATGGCTTTTGCCGAGCGGGCCGAGCGCAACGGCGCGGCCGGCGAGGCGGCGGCGTTCCGTCTGGCCTTCGATGCCTTCGGCTGGCGCGCGCGTGTCGCGGAGGGCACCGTCGGGGTGGCCAGTTCGGTCTTCGGGCTGCCGCTGCCCGAGCAGGGGCTGATCCTGAGCCGGCGGGCCTGGGACACGGCGCGCCGGCACGCCCCGATCCGCGACCACCGCGACCTGATCGGCCGAATCGGTCGCCGGTCGATCCATATTCTCCGGTCCAACGCGGTCGCGATCGCCAGCCGGCACGACGGCCGCGACCTGCCGGCCGGCGGTGCCATCGCCCGCCACGTGCTCGCCGCGCTCGGCGTCCCGATCCGCGCCACGGGCGCCTGA
- a CDS encoding PA0069 family radical SAM protein, translating to MFEPSPEEVFEPAPEEIGVRIDAERRRGRGAVTNASGRYETEVRVAVDDGWDSLDDLPPLKTEVQVEKPKRIITRNQSPDISFDRSINPYRGCEHGCVYCFARPTHAYMGLSPGLDFETRLFVKPNAAAMLERELGEPGYQCRTIAIGTNTDPYQPIEKTHRIMREVLEVLERTNHPVAIVTKSHLVTRDKDILGRMGAKGLAKVALSVTTLDGRLARAMEPRAASPRRRLDAIRELSEAGVPTAVMVAPIIPALTDHEIERILDAAQAAGAREAGYVLLRLPLEVSELFRQWLLVNRPDSYRHVMSLIRAMRDGKDYDSTWGKRMRGAGPYAWQIARRFELQVKKLGLQKGGRTRLRADLFEPPVGRGVQLSLF from the coding sequence ATGTTCGAGCCGTCGCCCGAGGAGGTGTTCGAGCCGGCACCGGAGGAGATCGGCGTCCGGATCGATGCCGAGCGGCGGCGCGGCCGGGGTGCGGTGACCAATGCCAGCGGGCGCTACGAAACGGAAGTGCGGGTCGCCGTCGACGACGGCTGGGACAGCCTCGACGACCTGCCGCCGCTGAAGACCGAGGTCCAGGTCGAGAAGCCGAAGCGGATCATCACGCGCAACCAGTCGCCGGACATCTCCTTCGACCGCTCGATCAACCCCTATCGCGGCTGCGAGCACGGCTGCGTCTACTGCTTCGCCCGGCCGACCCACGCCTATATGGGCCTGTCGCCGGGGCTCGATTTCGAAACCAGATTGTTCGTCAAGCCGAATGCGGCGGCGATGCTGGAGCGCGAGTTGGGTGAGCCCGGCTACCAGTGCCGCACCATCGCGATCGGCACCAACACCGACCCCTACCAGCCGATCGAGAAGACGCACCGGATCATGCGCGAGGTGCTGGAGGTGCTGGAACGGACCAACCACCCGGTCGCGATCGTGACCAAGTCGCACCTGGTCACGCGCGACAAGGACATTCTCGGCCGGATGGGGGCCAAGGGCCTCGCCAAGGTGGCGCTCTCGGTGACCACGCTCGACGGCCGGCTCGCCCGCGCCATGGAGCCGCGCGCCGCCAGTCCGCGCCGCCGGCTCGATGCGATCCGCGAATTGTCGGAGGCCGGCGTGCCGACCGCCGTGATGGTCGCGCCGATCATCCCGGCGCTGACCGACCACGAGATCGAGCGCATCCTGGATGCCGCCCAGGCGGCCGGGGCGCGCGAGGCCGGCTATGTGCTGCTGCGCCTGCCGCTCGAGGTCTCCGAGCTGTTCCGGCAATGGCTGCTGGTCAACCGGCCGGACAGCTATCGCCATGTCATGTCGCTGATCCGGGCGATGCGCGACGGCAAGGACTACGATTCGACCTGGGGCAAGCGCATGCGCGGCGCCGGTCCCTATGCCTGGCAGATCGCCCGCCGCTTCGAACTGCAGGTCAAGAAGCTCGGCCTGCAGAAGGGCGGCCGCACCCGGCTCAGGGCCGACCTGTTCGAGCCGCCGGTCGGACGCGGGGTGCAGCTGAGCCTGTTCTAG
- a CDS encoding VOC family protein — protein sequence MVPRIHLITLGVDDVEASAAFYERLGFVRSAQSVAGAVAFFQVGALVLSVFGRAALAEDAGLTGTAGPSDGARPDGTAPEGERSGGQEPGSRESPGGRGSFSAVTVACNVASPAEVEAVMTRAAAAGARVTRPPSKAFWGGYTAYFADPDGHLWEVAHNPFWSFDETGAVRLPD from the coding sequence ATGGTCCCGCGCATTCATCTGATCACGCTCGGTGTCGACGATGTCGAGGCGAGCGCCGCGTTCTACGAGCGGCTCGGCTTCGTGCGCTCGGCGCAGAGCGTGGCCGGGGCGGTCGCCTTCTTCCAGGTCGGTGCGCTGGTCCTGTCGGTGTTCGGCCGGGCGGCCCTGGCCGAGGATGCCGGCCTGACCGGCACCGCAGGGCCCTCGGACGGCGCTCGACCGGACGGCACGGCACCGGAAGGCGAGCGGTCCGGGGGCCAGGAGCCCGGAAGCCGCGAGAGCCCCGGAGGCCGGGGCAGCTTTTCGGCCGTCACCGTCGCCTGCAACGTCGCATCCCCGGCCGAGGTCGAGGCCGTGATGACCCGCGCCGCCGCCGCCGGCGCCCGCGTCACCCGCCCGCCAAGCAAGGCCTTCTGGGGCGGCTACACGGCCTATTTCGCCGATCCCGACGGCCATCTCTGGGAGGTCGCCCACAACCCGTTCTGGAGCTTCGACGAGACCGGCGCCGTCCGGCTGCCCGATTGA
- the glyS gene encoding glycine--tRNA ligase subunit beta, with the protein MPDLLLELFSEEIPARMQRKAAEDLRKAITDGLVAAGLLYEGARAYATPRRLALQVTGVPARSPDQTEEKKGPRVGAPEAALQGFLKAAGLASIDEAEIVADAKKGEFYVARQKKPGRAAIDVIADLVPQVVRNFPWPKSQRWGTGSLRWVRPLHSIVCTFGPETEEPDIVPFEIDGIRSGNVTYGHRFMAPGPITVKRFEDYSAKLQAAYVILDADRRKDIILHDAKDLALAQGLELIEDDGLLEEVAGLVEWPVVLMGAFEEAFLAVPGEVIRATIRANQKCFVLRSHHVDQRLANRFILVSNIIASDDGVAITAGNGRVVRARLSDARHFWETDQRDLPGYGDRGLKPLDQRLAKMRDLGIVFHEKLGTQAERIDRIVRLARDLAPAVGADPDLAARAATLAKADLLTEVVGEFPEVQGLMGGRYAALQGEDPAVARAIEDHYRPQGPSDRVPTDPVAIAVALADKLDTLIGFWAIDEKPTGSKDPYQLRRAALGVIRILLSNGVRLPLLAAMPAPFGEIMLDKRLVAVDRQMDIADELASAGVPETIMVALRERLLAPVADPRAVESYAEATVQEAWLKSLDLLAFFADRLKVQLREQGARHDLVDAVFALGGQDDVVSIVRRVEALGGFLAGEDGRNLLAGYRRAVNILKAEEKKDAAAVTGAVDAGLLAEAEEQALAAAITLAAPAAAAAVAREDFAAAMTALSALRAPVDAFFDKILVNAADPALRLNRLRLLDQIRAACHAVADFSKIAG; encoded by the coding sequence ATGCCCGATCTGCTGCTCGAACTCTTTTCCGAAGAAATCCCCGCGCGCATGCAGCGCAAGGCCGCGGAGGACCTCAGGAAGGCGATCACGGACGGTCTGGTCGCGGCGGGTCTCCTCTACGAGGGCGCCAGGGCCTATGCCACGCCGCGCCGCCTCGCCCTGCAGGTCACCGGCGTCCCGGCCCGCTCGCCCGACCAGACGGAAGAGAAGAAGGGGCCGCGCGTCGGCGCGCCCGAGGCCGCCCTGCAGGGCTTCCTGAAGGCGGCCGGCCTCGCCTCGATCGACGAGGCGGAGATCGTCGCCGACGCCAAGAAGGGCGAGTTCTACGTCGCCCGCCAGAAGAAGCCGGGGCGGGCGGCGATCGACGTGATCGCCGATCTGGTGCCGCAGGTGGTGCGCAATTTCCCCTGGCCGAAGTCGCAGCGCTGGGGCACCGGATCGCTGCGCTGGGTGCGGCCGCTGCATTCGATCGTCTGCACCTTCGGCCCGGAGACCGAGGAGCCCGACATCGTTCCCTTCGAGATCGACGGCATCCGTTCCGGCAACGTCACCTACGGCCACCGCTTCATGGCGCCCGGCCCGATCACGGTGAAGCGCTTCGAGGATTATTCGGCCAAGCTGCAGGCCGCCTACGTGATCCTCGACGCCGACCGGCGCAAGGATATCATCCTGCACGACGCCAAGGATCTGGCGCTCGCGCAGGGCCTCGAACTGATCGAGGACGACGGCCTCCTGGAAGAGGTCGCCGGGCTGGTCGAGTGGCCGGTCGTGCTGATGGGCGCCTTCGAGGAGGCCTTCCTGGCGGTGCCCGGCGAGGTCATCCGCGCGACCATCCGCGCCAACCAGAAATGCTTCGTGCTGCGCTCGCACCATGTCGACCAGCGCCTCGCCAACCGCTTCATCCTGGTCTCCAACATCATCGCCAGCGACGACGGCGTGGCGATCACGGCCGGTAACGGCCGGGTCGTCCGGGCGCGCCTGTCCGATGCGCGCCATTTCTGGGAGACCGACCAGCGCGACCTGCCGGGCTATGGCGACCGCGGCCTGAAGCCGCTCGACCAGCGCCTCGCCAAGATGCGCGACCTCGGCATCGTCTTCCACGAGAAGCTTGGCACCCAGGCCGAGCGCATCGACCGGATCGTCCGGCTCGCCCGCGACCTGGCGCCGGCCGTCGGCGCCGATCCCGATCTCGCCGCCCGCGCGGCGACGCTCGCCAAGGCCGATCTCCTGACCGAGGTGGTCGGCGAGTTCCCCGAGGTGCAGGGCCTGATGGGCGGTCGCTACGCCGCACTGCAGGGCGAGGACCCGGCGGTGGCGCGTGCGATCGAGGACCACTACCGGCCGCAGGGGCCGTCCGACCGCGTGCCGACCGATCCGGTCGCGATCGCGGTCGCGCTGGCCGACAAGCTCGATACCCTGATCGGCTTCTGGGCCATCGACGAGAAGCCGACCGGCTCCAAGGACCCCTACCAGCTGCGCCGCGCCGCGCTCGGCGTGATCCGGATCCTGCTCTCGAACGGCGTGCGGCTGCCGCTGCTGGCCGCCATGCCAGCGCCGTTCGGCGAGATCATGCTCGACAAGCGCCTGGTCGCGGTCGACCGGCAGATGGACATTGCCGACGAACTGGCTTCGGCCGGCGTTCCGGAAACGATCATGGTCGCCCTGCGCGAGCGCCTGCTGGCGCCGGTCGCCGACCCGCGCGCGGTCGAGTCCTATGCCGAGGCGACCGTGCAGGAGGCGTGGCTGAAGAGCCTCGATCTGCTCGCCTTCTTCGCCGATCGCCTCAAGGTGCAGCTGCGCGAGCAGGGCGCCCGGCACGACCTCGTCGACGCCGTCTTCGCGCTCGGCGGTCAGGACGACGTGGTCTCGATCGTCCGCCGGGTCGAGGCCCTCGGCGGCTTCTTGGCGGGCGAGGACGGGCGCAACCTGCTCGCCGGCTATCGCCGCGCGGTCAACATCCTGAAGGCCGAGGAGAAGAAGGACGCCGCCGCGGTCACCGGCGCGGTCGATGCGGGTCTCCTCGCCGAGGCCGAGGAGCAGGCGCTGGCCGCCGCGATCACGTTGGCTGCGCCGGCGGCCGCCGCGGCCGTGGCGCGCGAGGATTTCGCCGCCGCCATGACGGCACTGTCCGCCCTGCGCGCGCCGGTCGACGCCTTCTTCGACAAGATCCTGGTCAATGCCGCCGACCCCGCCCTGCGCCTCAACCGCCTCCGCCTCCTCGACCAAATCCGCGCTGCCTGCCACGCCGTCGCCGACTTCTCGAAGATCGCGGGGTAG
- a CDS encoding F0F1 ATP synthase subunit B family protein yields the protein MDATGYASFWAFVALVIFLVAMVVLKVPGKIAGALDDRAKKIDDNLAEAARLRAEASALLAEYKAKTAGAEAEAAKIVEEAKAEAARLTAEATKSLEEMIARRTKAAEAKIGQAETQALAEVRARAADVAVEAATALLAVKVKGDVADALVRNAVSDVRAKLA from the coding sequence ATGGACGCGACAGGTTACGCTAGCTTCTGGGCCTTCGTCGCCCTGGTGATCTTCCTGGTTGCCATGGTGGTCCTCAAGGTGCCGGGCAAGATCGCCGGTGCCCTCGACGACCGGGCCAAGAAGATCGACGACAACCTTGCCGAGGCCGCGCGTCTGCGCGCCGAGGCGAGCGCGCTTCTGGCCGAATACAAGGCCAAGACGGCCGGCGCCGAAGCCGAGGCGGCCAAGATCGTCGAGGAGGCCAAGGCCGAAGCCGCGCGCCTCACCGCCGAAGCCACCAAGTCGCTCGAAGAGATGATCGCCCGCCGGACCAAGGCGGCTGAAGCGAAGATCGGCCAGGCCGAGACCCAGGCGCTTGCCGAAGTCCGCGCCCGTGCGGCGGATGTCGCCGTCGAGGCTGCCACGGCGCTTTTGGCCGTCAAGGTCAAGGGCGATGTGGCCGATGCGCTGGTGCGCAACGCGGTTTCCGACGTGCGTGCCAAGCTGGCCTGA
- a CDS encoding F0F1 ATP synthase subunit B, with protein sequence MAQTPTTHAEVGHGGGEAHAGGFPPFDSSTFASQLLWLAITFVALLWVVSKVILPRIGGILEARSDRIARDLAEAQRLKAETDAALAAYEQSLAAARTRAQAIATETRAALNADMDAKRAAAEASLGARLAEAETRIGEIKARALGEVGSIAIETAEALVSALTSVSASRDEVAGAVGTAMAK encoded by the coding sequence ATGGCTCAGACTCCCACGACTCATGCCGAGGTCGGCCACGGCGGCGGCGAGGCGCATGCCGGCGGCTTCCCGCCGTTCGATTCGTCGACCTTCGCCTCCCAGCTGCTCTGGCTCGCGATCACCTTTGTGGCCCTCCTGTGGGTCGTCTCCAAGGTGATCCTGCCCCGGATCGGCGGTATCCTGGAGGCGCGCAGCGACCGGATCGCGCGTGATCTGGCCGAGGCCCAGCGCCTCAAGGCCGAGACCGACGCCGCGCTCGCCGCCTATGAACAAAGCCTCGCCGCCGCCCGCACCCGGGCGCAGGCGATCGCCACCGAGACCCGTGCGGCACTCAACGCCGACATGGACGCCAAGCGTGCCGCTGCCGAGGCCTCTCTGGGCGCCCGGCTGGCGGAAGCCGAAACCCGCATCGGCGAGATCAAGGCGCGCGCCCTGGGTGAGGTCGGCTCGATCGCGATCGAAACCGCCGAAGCTCTCGTGTCGGCGCTGACCAGTGTGTCGGCGAGCCGCGACGAGGTCGCCGGTGCCGTCGGCACCGCGATGGCCAAGTGA
- a CDS encoding F0F1 ATP synthase subunit C has product MNADAAALIGAGIACLGMGGAGIGLGTIFGNYLAGALRNPAAADGQFGRLIFGFAVTEALGIFSLLVALLLLFR; this is encoded by the coding sequence ATGAACGCTGACGCTGCCGCTCTCATCGGCGCTGGTATCGCTTGCCTGGGCATGGGCGGCGCCGGCATTGGTCTCGGCACCATCTTCGGCAACTACCTCGCGGGCGCCCTGCGCAACCCGGCGGCTGCCGACGGCCAGTTCGGCCGCCTGATCTTCGGCTTCGCCGTGACCGAAGCGCTGGGCATCTTCTCGCTGCTCGTCGCGCTGCTGCTCCTGTTCCGTTGA